A genomic stretch from Flavobacterium nitratireducens includes:
- a CDS encoding head GIN domain-containing protein, whose product MNKLFLVAFVIATQFTFGQVTKKLGDFNSVKVFDKLTVKLIPSNENKVVIKGNREKEVEVVNNNGELKLRMPFPKLLSGDDISIQLYYKNIDDISGSEGSVISSDAVFKETILGISVKEGAKITVKVDAQKVNVKAVTGGVIELSGAAANQDVVIMSGGILKAKNLHTSQTTINLSAGGNAEINASTLVDAKVKAGGTVSIYGKPKQINQQTILGGKIEEKE is encoded by the coding sequence ATGAACAAATTATTTTTAGTTGCATTTGTTATTGCAACACAATTCACATTTGGACAAGTAACCAAAAAATTAGGTGATTTTAACTCTGTTAAAGTCTTTGATAAACTTACAGTTAAGCTAATTCCATCGAATGAAAACAAAGTAGTAATTAAAGGAAATAGAGAAAAAGAAGTAGAAGTTGTGAATAACAATGGTGAACTAAAATTGAGAATGCCTTTCCCAAAATTGTTATCAGGAGATGACATTTCGATACAATTGTATTATAAAAATATTGATGATATTTCGGGAAGTGAAGGTTCAGTAATAAGTAGTGATGCTGTTTTTAAAGAAACAATTTTAGGAATAAGTGTAAAAGAAGGAGCTAAAATAACTGTAAAAGTAGATGCTCAAAAAGTGAATGTAAAAGCGGTTACTGGTGGGGTTATTGAATTGAGCGGAGCTGCTGCTAATCAAGATGTAGTAATCATGTCTGGTGGTATTTTAAAAGCTAAAAATTTACATACTTCACAAACTACAATTAACCTCTCCGCTGGAGGTAATGCCGAGATTAATGCTAGCACCTTAGTTGATGCTAAGGTAAAAGCAGGAGGTACAGTTTCGATTTATGGAAAACCAAAACAAATTAATCAACAAACCATTTTAGGAGGAAAAATTGAAGAAAAAGAATAA
- the rnr gene encoding ribonuclease R, whose protein sequence is MGKRIRKPAKKEKSFSDKIIKILSKSANKAFNYKQIAAILEKDDTQSRNQIIKDLKILAAEKKIIESEPGKYLIKAVSQDYYEGTIDMTSRKTAYFICEEFEDDIFIPTNNLNHALDKDKVKVYVYNRRKGRRPEGEVVEIVERAKTDFVGVIDIQKNFAFVSTANPKMYTDIFVPKDNLGEAQNGDVVLVHIEDWPKRADSPFGKVVKVLGRPGEHDTEIHAILAEYGLPAEFPIEVETYAQKIDTSITEAEIAKRRDMRDTLTFTIDPKDAKDFDDALSFKKLENGNYEIGIHIADVSHYLEEGTILDDEAYQRATSVYLVDRVVPMLPEVLSNFACSLRPQEEKYTFSAVFEINEKSQVINQWFGRTVIYSDQRFSYEEAQYIIETKNDVIPEEISLTGTSYQVPAEIVTATLKLDELAKILRKKRMNDGAISFDKVEVKFNLDAEGEPEGVYFKISKDANHLIEEFMLLANRRVAEFIGKQKKTFVYRIHDEPNEDKLIAMQNVIAKFGYKIDFRNPGDISKSLNKLMEDVSGKKEQNLIDTLAIRSMSKAKYSTDNIGHYGLAFDYYSHFTSPIRRYPDVMVHRLLQYYLDGGKSADEELFETKCLHCSTMEGLATNAERDSIKYMQVKYMQDHQDQEFLGVISGVTEWGIYVEIIENKCEGMIRIRDIKEDYYTLDEKQYALVGATSHQLLQLGDEIYVKVKNADLVKKQLDFNFLRRSEETEN, encoded by the coding sequence ATGGGAAAAAGAATAAGAAAGCCTGCTAAAAAAGAGAAAAGTTTCTCTGATAAAATTATAAAAATTTTGTCTAAAAGTGCTAATAAAGCATTCAATTATAAGCAAATAGCAGCCATTTTAGAGAAAGATGATACACAAAGTAGAAATCAAATTATAAAAGATTTAAAAATTCTTGCTGCCGAAAAGAAAATCATCGAGTCAGAACCTGGAAAATATTTAATTAAAGCTGTAAGTCAAGATTATTACGAAGGAACTATAGATATGACGAGCCGTAAAACGGCTTATTTTATTTGTGAGGAATTTGAAGATGATATTTTTATCCCTACCAATAATTTGAATCATGCTTTAGATAAAGATAAAGTCAAAGTGTATGTCTATAACCGAAGAAAAGGAAGACGTCCTGAAGGTGAGGTTGTTGAGATTGTAGAAAGAGCTAAAACTGACTTTGTTGGAGTAATTGATATTCAAAAAAACTTTGCTTTTGTATCGACTGCTAATCCAAAAATGTATACTGATATTTTTGTTCCAAAAGATAATTTAGGTGAAGCTCAAAACGGAGATGTGGTATTGGTTCATATCGAAGATTGGCCTAAAAGAGCTGATAGTCCTTTTGGAAAAGTAGTAAAAGTTCTTGGAAGACCAGGAGAACATGATACTGAAATCCATGCTATTTTAGCCGAATATGGTTTACCGGCAGAGTTTCCAATTGAAGTAGAAACTTATGCTCAAAAGATTGATACTTCAATCACAGAAGCTGAGATTGCTAAGCGTCGTGATATGCGTGATACGCTAACATTTACTATTGATCCAAAAGATGCCAAGGATTTTGATGATGCACTTTCGTTCAAAAAATTAGAAAATGGAAACTACGAAATTGGTATTCACATTGCTGATGTTTCGCATTATTTAGAAGAAGGAACTATTCTTGATGATGAAGCTTATCAAAGAGCTACTTCGGTGTATTTAGTGGATAGAGTAGTGCCAATGTTACCTGAAGTTTTATCCAATTTTGCCTGTTCTTTGCGTCCGCAGGAAGAGAAATATACTTTTTCGGCAGTATTTGAAATCAATGAAAAAAGTCAGGTTATTAATCAATGGTTTGGTAGAACCGTTATTTATTCAGACCAACGTTTTTCATACGAAGAAGCACAATACATCATTGAAACCAAAAACGATGTAATTCCGGAAGAAATTTCATTAACGGGTACTTCGTATCAAGTTCCTGCCGAAATTGTCACAGCAACGCTTAAATTAGACGAATTAGCTAAAATTCTTCGTAAAAAGAGAATGAATGATGGAGCGATTTCATTTGATAAGGTAGAAGTGAAATTTAATTTGGATGCCGAAGGAGAACCAGAAGGAGTTTATTTTAAAATTTCTAAAGATGCTAATCACTTAATTGAAGAATTCATGTTGTTAGCCAATAGGAGAGTAGCGGAATTCATTGGTAAACAAAAGAAAACTTTCGTTTACAGGATTCACGACGAACCTAACGAAGATAAATTAATAGCTATGCAAAATGTAATTGCAAAATTTGGTTATAAAATTGATTTTAGAAATCCAGGGGATATTTCGAAATCATTGAATAAACTGATGGAAGATGTAAGTGGTAAAAAAGAACAAAATTTAATTGATACACTGGCTATTAGAAGTATGAGTAAAGCCAAATATTCTACGGATAATATTGGTCATTACGGTTTAGCTTTTGATTATTATTCGCATTTTACTTCGCCAATTCGTCGTTATCCTGACGTTATGGTGCATCGTTTGTTGCAGTATTATTTAGACGGTGGAAAATCGGCTGATGAAGAATTGTTTGAAACAAAATGTTTGCATTGTTCTACGATGGAAGGTTTAGCTACAAATGCTGAAAGGGATTCTATCAAATACATGCAGGTAAAATACATGCAGGATCATCAGGATCAGGAGTTTTTAGGTGTTATTTCTGGGGTTACCGAATGGGGAATTTACGTTGAAATTATCGAAAATAAATGTGAAGGAATGATTCGTATTAGAGATATAAAAGAAGATTATTACACCCTTGATGAAAAACAATATGCTCTAGTGGGTGCAACTTCTCATCAATTATTACAATTAGGAGACGAAATTTACGTTAAGGTTAAAAACGCCGATTTAGTTAAAAAACAATTGGATTTTAATTTTTTAAGAAGATCAGAAGAAACAGAAAATTAA
- a CDS encoding DUF2007 domain-containing protein, which yields METFITIATFNYIHEIEILKHRLDQEGLQYYFENEFMTAIAPFYSTALGGIKLKIHPNDSETVKTILQEMKYDNNLKIV from the coding sequence ATGGAAACTTTTATTACCATCGCTACTTTTAATTACATCCATGAAATCGAAATTTTGAAACATCGTTTAGATCAAGAAGGCTTACAATACTATTTTGAAAACGAATTCATGACAGCTATTGCTCCCTTCTACTCGACTGCTTTGGGCGGAATCAAACTTAAAATTCACCCTAACGATTCTGAAACAGTAAAAACAATTCTTCAAGAAATGAAATACGATAACAATCTAAAAATTGTTTAG
- the rpiB gene encoding ribose 5-phosphate isomerase B: MKISIGNDHAGPEYKKAIVQYLESKGHQVTNYGTDTEASVDYPDFGHPVATDVEEGKADFGIVICGSGNGIAMTVNKHAGVRAGLCWTKEIAYLTRLHNDANVVSIPARYTSIQQAVEIVETFLETAFEGGRHQNRVNKIACS; the protein is encoded by the coding sequence ATGAAAATTTCAATAGGAAACGATCACGCAGGACCAGAATATAAAAAAGCAATTGTTCAATATTTAGAATCAAAAGGACATCAGGTAACTAATTATGGGACTGATACAGAGGCTTCTGTAGATTATCCTGATTTTGGTCATCCTGTTGCAACTGATGTTGAAGAAGGAAAAGCTGATTTTGGAATTGTAATTTGTGGAAGCGGAAATGGAATTGCAATGACTGTTAATAAACATGCCGGAGTAAGAGCTGGTTTATGCTGGACAAAAGAAATTGCGTATTTAACACGTTTACATAACGATGCTAATGTTGTTAGTATTCCGGCACGTTATACATCAATTCAACAAGCGGTTGAAATTGTTGAAACTTTCCTAGAAACTGCTTTTGAAGGTGGAAGACACCAAAACAGAGTAAACAAAATTGCTTGTTCTTAA
- a CDS encoding DUF1294 domain-containing protein: MPLLFYYFLIVNVFVFFQTAYDKRQAIKGGRRISERSLLTFVFLGATIGASLAMLIFRHKTAKFSYLWKFFGILIFQLLIIYWIYQA, from the coding sequence ATGCCTCTTTTATTCTATTATTTTTTGATTGTCAATGTATTCGTTTTTTTCCAAACTGCTTATGATAAACGTCAGGCTATAAAAGGCGGAAGAAGAATTTCCGAGCGAAGTTTATTAACTTTTGTATTCTTGGGAGCAACTATTGGCGCCAGTTTAGCTATGCTTATTTTTAGACATAAAACGGCTAAATTTAGCTATTTATGGAAGTTTTTTGGAATTTTGATTTTCCAATTGTTAATAATCTATTGGATATATCAAGCATAA
- a CDS encoding Tex family protein, protein MTNIQFISKSVATAAINIQNTVQLLEEDCTIPFISRYRKDKTGNLDETVIEQIAKLQKEYEVIVKRKEAILKSIEEQKALTPELEKKIEQSFDLQELEDFYLPYKKKKKTKADVARENGLEPLAKIIMAQNNDDVDFLATKYLNENVQNEEEALQGARDIIAEWINENIFVRKQLRRLYQRKATITTKVVKSKKEEEGAQKFSQYFDWSEPISKAPSHRLLAMLRAQNEGFIKFKVEADIDEVYDIIDELVLKGQNSTTPHVQLAIEDSYKRLLQPAISNETLQEAKAKADANSIQVFASNLSQLLLAPPLGEKRILAIDPGFRSGCKVVCLDEKGDLLYNETIYPHAPQNETVMAMKKIRSMVNAYNIDAISIGNGTASRETEFFIKKIAFDKPIQVFVVSEAGASVYSASKIAREEFPNYDVTVRGSVSIGRRLSDPLAELVKIDPKAIGVGQYQHDVDQSKLKEELDNTVIRCVNSVGININTASKHLLSYVSGIGEKLAENIVQYRSENGPFQDRKQLKKVPRLGEKAYQQGAAFIRIKEGKNPLDNSAVHPEAYEIVEKMAKDLKISVNDLIANKEKTALIKAENYTNETIGILGIKDIIKELEKPGLDPRKAAKIFEFDPNVKTIKDLKIGMVLPGIVNNITNFGCFVDLGIKESGLVHISQLKSGFVSDVNEVVKLHQQVQVKVTEVDEDRKRIQLTMIL, encoded by the coding sequence ATGACCAATATACAATTCATTTCCAAAAGCGTTGCTACGGCAGCAATAAACATTCAAAATACGGTTCAATTATTAGAAGAAGACTGTACCATTCCTTTTATTTCCCGTTACCGAAAAGATAAAACCGGTAATCTGGATGAAACGGTGATTGAACAAATTGCTAAACTTCAAAAAGAGTACGAAGTAATTGTAAAACGCAAAGAAGCCATATTAAAATCAATAGAGGAACAAAAAGCCTTAACGCCTGAATTAGAGAAAAAAATTGAGCAAAGTTTTGATTTACAAGAATTAGAAGATTTTTATCTGCCTTATAAAAAGAAGAAAAAAACAAAAGCTGATGTGGCTCGTGAAAACGGATTGGAACCTTTGGCTAAAATCATCATGGCGCAAAACAATGATGATGTTGATTTTTTGGCAACCAAATATTTAAACGAAAATGTGCAAAATGAAGAAGAAGCTTTGCAGGGAGCACGAGATATTATTGCCGAATGGATTAACGAAAACATTTTTGTTCGTAAACAATTACGCCGATTGTATCAACGTAAAGCAACGATAACAACCAAAGTGGTAAAATCCAAAAAAGAAGAGGAGGGAGCCCAAAAATTTTCGCAATATTTTGATTGGTCAGAACCAATTTCAAAAGCACCTTCTCATCGATTATTAGCGATGTTACGTGCTCAAAACGAAGGATTTATTAAGTTCAAAGTGGAGGCCGATATTGATGAAGTCTATGATATTATTGACGAATTGGTTTTAAAAGGCCAAAATAGTACGACTCCTCATGTACAATTGGCAATTGAAGATAGTTATAAACGTTTGTTACAGCCTGCTATTTCTAATGAAACTTTACAAGAAGCTAAGGCTAAGGCTGATGCCAATTCGATTCAGGTTTTTGCGTCCAATTTAAGTCAGTTGTTGTTAGCGCCACCTTTGGGAGAAAAACGTATTTTGGCAATTGATCCGGGATTTAGAAGTGGTTGTAAAGTGGTTTGTCTTGACGAAAAAGGCGATTTATTATACAATGAAACCATTTATCCTCATGCGCCACAAAATGAGACGGTAATGGCTATGAAAAAGATCCGTTCGATGGTCAATGCCTATAATATTGATGCTATTTCTATTGGAAACGGTACAGCTTCTCGAGAAACCGAATTTTTCATAAAAAAAATAGCTTTTGATAAGCCAATTCAGGTATTTGTCGTTTCAGAAGCTGGAGCTTCGGTATATTCGGCTTCTAAAATTGCCCGAGAAGAATTTCCTAATTATGATGTTACAGTAAGAGGTTCTGTTTCTATTGGTCGTCGTTTGAGTGATCCTTTAGCCGAATTGGTAAAAATTGACCCAAAAGCGATTGGCGTAGGACAGTACCAACATGATGTGGACCAAAGTAAATTAAAAGAAGAACTGGATAATACAGTGATTCGTTGTGTGAATTCCGTTGGTATTAACATTAATACGGCGAGTAAACATTTGTTGAGTTATGTGAGTGGAATAGGAGAGAAGTTGGCCGAAAATATTGTGCAATACCGTTCGGAAAACGGACCTTTCCAAGATAGAAAACAACTGAAAAAAGTGCCACGTTTAGGTGAAAAAGCCTATCAACAAGGGGCTGCTTTTATTCGAATTAAGGAAGGAAAAAATCCATTAGACAATTCGGCGGTACATCCGGAAGCCTATGAAATTGTGGAAAAAATGGCGAAAGATTTGAAAATTTCTGTAAATGATTTGATTGCCAATAAAGAAAAAACAGCCTTAATAAAAGCCGAAAATTACACCAATGAAACCATTGGAATATTAGGCATCAAGGATATCATCAAAGAGTTGGAAAAACCGGGATTAGACCCTAGAAAAGCAGCTAAAATCTTTGAATTTGACCCAAATGTAAAAACCATAAAAGACTTGAAAATAGGTATGGTTTTACCCGGTATTGTGAATAACATTACCAATTTTGGATGCTTTGTGGATTTAGGAATAAAAGAAAGCGGATTGGTTCACATTTCACAATTGAAGTCCGGTTTTGTTAGCGATGTAAACGAAGTAGTGAAATTACACCAACAGGTTCAGGTAAAAGTAACCGAAGTTGACGAAGACCGAAAACGTATCCAACTGACAATGATTTTGTAA
- a CDS encoding Sec-independent protein translocase subunit TatA/TatB, with protein MGRFGVTEILVILAVVLLLFGGKKIPELMKGLGSGIKEFKNAAKDDQKPADKADTKEEETK; from the coding sequence ATGGGAAGATTTGGAGTTACAGAAATCCTTGTTATACTGGCAGTAGTTTTATTACTTTTTGGAGGTAAAAAAATTCCAGAATTAATGAAAGGTCTTGGTAGTGGAATTAAAGAATTCAAAAACGCTGCAAAAGACGATCAAAAACCAGCCGATAAAGCTGATACTAAAGAAGAAGAAACTAAGTAA
- a CDS encoding peptidase, with amino-acid sequence MSEKRLKRKKLHKKLFTKNRLVILNEDTFEETFSLKLTLMNVFVVASLGAIFLIAVTTFIIAFTPLREFIPGYSSTKLKKDAMELALKSDSLTNILKKNQAYISSIQKVLTGKLDYAKFNKDSILAVAVDSIPKTDLSPSEAELVLRAEVEKENKKAQESAEPKKKKK; translated from the coding sequence ATGTCCGAAAAAAGGCTAAAGAGAAAAAAATTACACAAAAAACTGTTCACCAAAAACCGTTTGGTTATTTTGAATGAGGATACTTTTGAGGAAACCTTTTCTTTAAAATTAACCCTGATGAATGTTTTTGTGGTGGCATCATTAGGAGCTATTTTCCTGATTGCAGTAACCACTTTTATTATTGCTTTTACACCATTGCGCGAATTTATTCCGGGTTATTCTTCTACCAAATTGAAAAAAGACGCCATGGAATTAGCCTTAAAATCAGATTCGCTAACCAATATTTTAAAGAAAAACCAAGCTTATATTTCATCCATACAAAAAGTATTAACGGGTAAATTAGACTATGCTAAATTCAATAAAGATTCCATCTTAGCAGTTGCAGTAGATTCGATACCAAAAACAGATTTATCGCCTTCAGAAGCCGAGTTAGTATTGAGGGCCGAAGTAGAAAAAGAAAATAAAAAAGCACAGGAGTCTGCTGAACCAAAGAAGAAGAAGAAATAG
- a CDS encoding DUF6909 family protein codes for MKESINISRTRAQESSAAIEKMYITMRHLFSRGFYKPMGVSGDSLRDALMTLRPEIYGNIADEKVELKGLLYVIERLPIGIEECRYINLTSDEGYSKSHFQAIVPPKRRRNCYRIDEEQMNVEITRGRSDIYDILTHLTFIFIESHKIKDRALIDDSGEVSRDWIKLEQAVLKDEALSLIEKEIAISHAANILARTFEDVLEIYDDFGTEEMPDRFLHIIFWLGKLAIDEVVHNNKRTITFSPILRERLGHHIHGEIWATNIKEVLKTNHLLDRPIHVISANMHSVMNSIFAKSALQSIFKVKSDFEIFEELSKPTANGVRNAVKELALEQGMIFLPETEGTNIDVQIFDTAKIDWTKTSFPKANFEGPKPVLVVMDYAFGEQAYETVDELLKPYKKNVFLNVESVSIMGKAGILEGGKGDIMIPNAHINEGTADNYYFENELTAAMFQGNGIAVYEGAMVTVLGTSLQNRDLLKFFHDSTWGVIGLEMEGSHYQKAIQSASKIRKSIPKDVKVRYAYYASDNPLETGSTLASGGLGTTGVKSTYLITIKILEQIFNIQ; via the coding sequence ATGAAAGAATCCATAAACATATCGAGAACCCGAGCTCAGGAATCTTCGGCTGCTATTGAAAAAATGTACATAACCATGCGTCATTTGTTCAGCAGAGGTTTTTATAAACCGATGGGCGTTTCTGGCGATTCTTTGCGTGACGCTTTGATGACGTTGCGTCCGGAAATTTATGGAAATATAGCCGATGAAAAAGTAGAATTAAAAGGACTTTTATACGTGATTGAGCGATTGCCAATAGGTATCGAAGAATGTCGTTATATCAATTTGACCTCTGATGAAGGCTATTCCAAATCACACTTTCAAGCCATAGTTCCTCCTAAAAGAAGACGCAATTGCTATAGAATTGACGAGGAACAAATGAACGTGGAAATCACCCGTGGACGTTCGGATATTTACGATATTTTGACGCATCTGACTTTTATTTTTATTGAATCACACAAAATCAAAGACAGAGCTTTAATTGACGATTCTGGCGAAGTTTCCAGAGATTGGATAAAACTAGAACAAGCAGTTTTGAAAGACGAAGCTTTGTCTTTAATTGAAAAAGAAATCGCTATTTCGCACGCGGCAAATATTCTGGCAAGAACTTTTGAAGATGTGTTAGAAATATATGATGATTTTGGAACCGAAGAAATGCCAGATCGTTTTTTACACATCATTTTTTGGTTGGGTAAATTAGCCATTGATGAGGTAGTGCATAACAATAAAAGAACGATCACTTTTAGTCCGATTCTCAGAGAGCGTTTAGGGCATCATATTCATGGCGAAATTTGGGCTACAAATATCAAGGAGGTTTTAAAGACAAATCATCTTTTAGATCGTCCTATTCATGTGATAAGTGCTAATATGCATTCGGTGATGAATTCTATATTCGCGAAAAGTGCCTTACAATCCATTTTTAAAGTCAAATCGGATTTTGAGATTTTTGAAGAATTGAGTAAACCAACTGCCAATGGTGTTCGAAATGCCGTTAAAGAATTGGCCTTAGAACAAGGAATGATTTTTTTACCGGAAACTGAAGGAACAAACATTGACGTACAAATTTTTGATACCGCCAAAATCGATTGGACAAAGACTTCATTTCCTAAAGCTAATTTTGAAGGTCCAAAACCGGTTTTAGTTGTGATGGATTATGCCTTTGGTGAACAGGCTTATGAAACGGTAGATGAGTTATTAAAACCATATAAAAAGAATGTTTTTCTAAATGTCGAATCGGTTTCAATCATGGGAAAAGCAGGAATTTTAGAAGGTGGCAAAGGAGATATTATGATTCCGAATGCACACATCAACGAAGGGACTGCGGATAATTATTATTTTGAAAATGAATTAACGGCTGCCATGTTTCAGGGGAACGGTATTGCAGTTTACGAAGGTGCCATGGTTACGGTTTTAGGAACTTCATTGCAAAATAGGGATTTATTGAAGTTTTTCCATGATTCTACTTGGGGCGTGATTGGACTAGAAATGGAAGGTTCGCATTATCAAAAAGCAATTCAATCGGCATCCAAAATCCGAAAAAGTATCCCGAAAGACGTCAAAGTTCGTTATGCCTATTATGCTTCGGATAATCCTTTGGAAACCGGAAGTACATTAGCTTCTGGAGGATTGGGAACTACAGGAGTAAAATCAACGTACTTGATTACCATAAAAATTTTAGAACAAATTTTTAATATACAATAG
- a CDS encoding UDP-glucuronic acid decarboxylase family protein, with translation MKRILITGAAGFLGSHLCDRFIKEGYHVIGMDNLITGDLKNIEHLFKLENFEFYHHDISKFVHVPGELDYILHFASPASPIDYLKIPIQTLKVGSLGTHNLLGLARVKKARILIASTSEVYGDPLVHPQTEEYYGNVNTIGPRGVYDEAKRFQESITMAYHTFHGVETRIVRIFNTYGPRMRLNDGRVIPAFIGQAIRGEDLTIFGDGMQTRSFCYVDDQVEGIFRLLHSDYVYPVNIGNPDEITIKDFAEEIIKLTGTDQKVVYHPLPVNDPLQRQPDITKAKEILGWEPKVNRAEGMKITYEYFKSLSPEELSKEEHKDFTDYIK, from the coding sequence ATGAAAAGAATACTGATTACTGGAGCTGCGGGATTTTTAGGGTCTCATTTGTGCGATCGTTTTATTAAAGAAGGCTATCATGTTATTGGGATGGATAATCTCATCACTGGTGATTTAAAAAACATCGAGCATTTGTTCAAACTGGAAAATTTTGAATTTTATCATCACGATATTAGCAAGTTTGTGCATGTTCCAGGTGAGTTGGATTATATTTTACATTTTGCTTCACCAGCCAGTCCAATTGATTATTTAAAAATTCCAATTCAAACTTTAAAAGTAGGTTCGTTAGGAACACATAATTTGTTAGGCTTGGCAAGAGTTAAAAAAGCTCGAATTTTGATTGCTTCCACTTCTGAAGTTTATGGCGATCCATTGGTGCATCCACAAACGGAAGAATACTATGGTAATGTGAATACTATTGGTCCTCGCGGAGTGTATGACGAGGCGAAACGCTTTCAGGAATCCATTACGATGGCGTATCATACGTTTCACGGTGTAGAAACCCGCATTGTACGAATTTTTAATACCTACGGACCAAGAATGCGTCTCAATGACGGTCGTGTAATTCCGGCTTTTATCGGGCAGGCAATTCGTGGTGAGGATTTAACCATTTTTGGAGATGGAATGCAAACGCGTTCGTTTTGTTATGTAGATGATCAGGTCGAAGGTATTTTCCGTTTGTTGCATTCCGATTATGTGTATCCAGTAAACATTGGAAATCCGGACGAAATTACCATTAAAGATTTTGCCGAAGAAATCATCAAATTAACAGGAACAGATCAAAAAGTAGTGTATCATCCTTTGCCGGTTAATGATCCATTACAACGCCAACCAGATATTACAAAGGCCAAAGAAATATTAGGTTGGGAACCAAAAGTTAACCGTGCCGAAGGGATGAAAATTACGTATGAATATTTCAAATCCTTGTCTCCAGAAGAACTTTCAAAAGAAGAACATAAGGACTTTACCGATTACATCAAATAA
- a CDS encoding glycosyltransferase family 2 protein, translated as MESPLVSVIIPTFNAEKYISDTIQSVQNQTYQNWEIILVDDCSTDTTPKIITTFLTDKRIQFYPLEINSGTGIARNTALAKAKGKYIAFLDADDLWKPEKLQKQIAFMQSNDLPFTFSFYECIDEDGDALGRRVEAPRNLSYWQLFFCNYVGNLTGIYDVGYFGKISISSIRKRQDWMLWLSILKKIKIAKPVPESLAFYRLRSNSLSTSKTELIRYNFAVYRQFHGFNVLVSVFCMLGFLFTQLFVKPSYIKRIYDSPHSGLNKK; from the coding sequence ATGGAAAGCCCATTAGTATCTGTTATTATTCCAACATTCAATGCTGAAAAATACATTTCGGATACTATTCAATCGGTTCAAAATCAGACTTATCAAAACTGGGAAATTATCTTAGTAGATGATTGTTCAACGGATACAACACCAAAAATAATTACTACTTTTCTAACGGATAAAAGGATTCAATTTTATCCGTTGGAAATCAATTCCGGAACAGGAATAGCCCGAAATACTGCTTTGGCGAAAGCCAAAGGAAAATACATTGCTTTTTTGGATGCTGATGATTTGTGGAAGCCTGAAAAACTCCAAAAGCAAATTGCTTTCATGCAATCAAATGATTTGCCTTTTACTTTTTCGTTTTATGAATGTATCGATGAAGATGGAGATGCATTAGGAAGAAGGGTAGAAGCTCCCCGAAATTTATCGTACTGGCAATTGTTTTTTTGCAATTATGTGGGGAATTTAACCGGAATTTATGATGTGGGTTATTTTGGGAAAATAAGCATTTCCAGTATCCGAAAACGTCAGGATTGGATGCTTTGGCTCAGCATTTTGAAAAAGATAAAAATAGCAAAACCGGTACCTGAAAGTTTGGCTTTTTACCGTTTACGAAGCAATTCACTTTCCACTTCAAAAACCGAATTAATCCGATATAATTTTGCGGTTTATAGACAGTTTCACGGATTTAATGTCTTGGTTTCGGTTTTTTGTATGCTTGGATTTTTGTTTACGCAATTGTTTGTAAAACCAAGTTACATAAAAAGGATTTATGACTCTCCTCATAGCGGATTAAATAAAAAATAG